The following proteins come from a genomic window of Gammaproteobacteria bacterium:
- a CDS encoding type II toxin-antitoxin system HicB family antitoxin, giving the protein MKYQIAVEKTKTGYSAYSPDVPGCIATGETKDEVERNIKEAIEFHPEGLRLETQPH; this is encoded by the coding sequence ATGAAATATCAGATTGCCGTTGAGAAAACAAAAACCGGTTATTCGGCTTATTCGCCGGATGTGCCGGGGTGCATCGCGACCGGAGAGACGAAAGACGAGGTTGAGCGCAACATCAAGGAAGCCATTGAGTTTCATCCTGAAGGGTTGCGTCTGGAGACTCAACCACATTGA
- the ligA gene encoding NAD-dependent DNA ligase LigA, with protein sequence MTAVAVPPARRAEQLRRRIEEHNHRYYVLSDPAIADAEYDRLFRELEDIERRHPRLVTPSSPTQRVGAAPQSHFAPVSHAAPMLSLENALDRAELEAFDKRMRESLEQDAVEYSAEPKIDGVAVSLLYESLELVRAATRGDGLTGEDITANVRTIRSVPLRLHKAGKPPPRLEVRGEVYMSRKGFARFNAGAEKRGGKTFVNPRNAASGSLRQLDPAVTAARPLQFFCYGAGPDAGAPPPSLHTEVLERLRAWGLPVCGHAGVARGLGECVAFYQRMMELRGELDYEIDGVVYKVNRIADQQTLGVRSRSPRWSIACKFPAEERETVVRAVEFQVGRTGALTPVARLEPVAVGGVTVSNTSLHNMDEVERKDVRIGDTVVVRRAGDVIPQVVRVVADKRPKRARKVKAPKRCPVCGGKVVRGEDEVAARCIESLSCPAQRKEAIRHFASRLAADIEGLGEKLVEQLVEKGHIKDVSDIYALDAKTLAELDRMGEKSAQNLVAAIDKSRDISLERFIYALGIREVGEAMARALARHFGELEHLMQADEAALTDIRDVGEVAARRLRECFDDDRNRKVIRQLQSNGVRVQKAKVTGPGPLEGKVYVITGTLSIPRSEAKRRLELAGAKVTSAVTSKTTALITGKNPGSKLEKAERLDVEVLDEKAFLALTGK encoded by the coding sequence CTGACGGCGGTGGCCGTCCCGCCGGCCAGGCGCGCCGAACAACTTCGCCGCCGGATAGAAGAACACAACCACCGCTATTATGTCCTGAGCGATCCGGCGATTGCCGACGCGGAATACGACCGTTTGTTCCGCGAACTGGAGGACATCGAGCGCCGCCACCCGCGGCTTGTCACGCCTTCCTCGCCGACGCAGCGCGTCGGCGCGGCGCCGCAAAGCCATTTCGCGCCGGTTTCACACGCGGCGCCGATGCTGTCGCTTGAAAACGCGCTGGACCGCGCCGAACTGGAGGCCTTTGACAAGCGCATGCGCGAGAGTCTGGAACAGGACGCGGTGGAATACAGTGCCGAACCGAAGATAGACGGCGTCGCCGTCAGCCTGCTGTATGAATCGCTTGAACTGGTGCGAGCCGCGACCCGCGGCGACGGCCTCACCGGCGAGGACATCACCGCCAATGTGCGCACGATACGCTCGGTGCCGCTGCGCCTGCACAAGGCTGGCAAACCGCCGCCGCGGCTTGAGGTGCGCGGCGAGGTGTACATGAGCAGAAAGGGGTTTGCGCGGTTCAACGCCGGCGCCGAAAAGCGCGGCGGGAAAACCTTTGTCAACCCGCGCAACGCGGCGTCCGGCAGTCTGCGCCAACTCGACCCCGCCGTCACCGCCGCAAGGCCGCTTCAGTTTTTCTGCTACGGCGCCGGGCCGGACGCCGGCGCGCCGCCGCCGTCGCTGCACACCGAAGTGCTGGAACGGCTCAGGGCGTGGGGGCTGCCCGTCTGCGGGCACGCCGGCGTCGCGCGCGGCCTGGGCGAGTGCGTCGCTTTTTACCAACGCATGATGGAATTGCGCGGCGAACTCGACTACGAGATAGACGGCGTTGTGTACAAGGTCAACCGGATTGCCGACCAGCAGACATTGGGCGTGCGCTCGCGTTCGCCGCGCTGGAGCATCGCCTGCAAGTTTCCCGCCGAGGAGCGCGAGACGGTGGTCAGGGCCGTCGAGTTTCAGGTCGGGCGCACCGGCGCGCTGACGCCGGTGGCGAGGCTTGAGCCGGTGGCGGTCGGCGGCGTCACCGTCAGCAACACGAGTTTGCACAACATGGACGAGGTGGAGCGCAAGGATGTGCGGATTGGCGACACCGTTGTCGTGCGCCGCGCCGGTGATGTGATTCCGCAGGTGGTGCGGGTGGTCGCGGACAAGAGGCCGAAGCGGGCGCGCAAGGTCAAGGCGCCGAAGCGGTGCCCGGTTTGCGGCGGCAAGGTCGTGCGCGGCGAGGACGAGGTCGCGGCGCGCTGCATTGAGAGTCTGAGTTGCCCGGCGCAGCGCAAGGAAGCCATCCGGCATTTCGCGTCGCGCCTTGCGGCGGACATTGAAGGTTTGGGCGAGAAACTGGTGGAGCAGTTGGTGGAGAAAGGGCATATCAAGGATGTGTCCGACATTTACGCGCTGGACGCGAAGACGCTGGCGGAACTGGACAGAATGGGCGAGAAGAGCGCGCAAAACCTGGTGGCCGCGATAGACAAAAGCCGCGACATCAGCCTGGAGCGTTTCATCTACGCACTCGGCATCCGCGAAGTCGGCGAGGCGATGGCCAGGGCGCTCGCACGCCATTTCGGAGAACTGGAGCATTTGATGCAGGCGGACGAGGCCGCGCTGACGGACATCCGCGATGTCGGCGAAGTCGCCGCCCGGCGTTTGCGCGAGTGTTTTGATGACGACAGAAACCGCAAGGTCATCAGGCAACTGCAATCCAACGGCGTGCGCGTGCAAAAGGCCAAAGTAACCGGGCCTGGCCCGCTTGAAGGCAAGGTATATGTCATCACCGGCACCCTGTCCATCCCGCGCAGCGAGGCAAAACGCCGCCTTGAACTGGCGGGCGCGAAAGTAACTTCGGCAGTCACATCCAAAACCACGGCGCTGATTACCGGGAAAAATCCGGGCAGCAAACTTGAAAAGGCCGAGAGGCTGGATGTTGAAGTGCTGGATGAGAAAGCTTTTCTGGCGTTGACGGGGAAGTAG
- a CDS encoding cell division protein ZipA C-terminal FtsZ-binding domain-containing protein, whose translation MSELRWILLLIGVLIVAGVYGYTRYQRHLRDEASFGRRGAQRDVLDVRGDEPVISSTEEMVDASDLPPIEFEPGDGEAPGDGGDAGDDTAAGRRDGAAPEKAREILILHIRAAEGGPWPGEAVARAAESAGLKQTDKKIFQYFSPESEQALFHVADMFKPGVFDWQRLGEARLRGLSLFMQLPVHCPAPEAFETMLNCARRLAESLGGEMLDARRQPLTEEALADMRALCGAHDRPQTGRG comes from the coding sequence ATGAGCGAGTTGCGCTGGATATTGCTGCTGATTGGCGTGCTGATTGTCGCCGGCGTGTACGGCTACACGCGCTACCAGCGCCATTTGCGCGACGAGGCCAGTTTCGGGCGGCGCGGCGCGCAGCGCGATGTGCTGGATGTGCGCGGCGACGAGCCGGTGATTTCCAGCACCGAGGAGATGGTGGATGCGTCCGACCTGCCGCCGATTGAGTTTGAGCCGGGTGATGGCGAGGCGCCCGGTGATGGCGGCGACGCCGGCGATGACACCGCCGCAGGCCGTCGCGACGGCGCGGCGCCGGAAAAAGCGCGGGAGATTCTGATTCTGCATATCCGCGCCGCCGAAGGCGGCCCATGGCCGGGAGAGGCCGTTGCGCGCGCCGCAGAGAGCGCCGGGCTGAAGCAGACCGACAAAAAAATCTTTCAGTATTTTTCTCCCGAATCGGAACAGGCGCTGTTTCATGTCGCCGACATGTTCAAGCCGGGCGTCTTTGATTGGCAACGCCTCGGCGAGGCGCGGCTGCGCGGCCTGAGTCTGTTCATGCAACTGCCGGTGCATTGCCCGGCGCCGGAGGCGTTTGAGACGATGCTGAACTGCGCCCGGCGCCTGGCGGAGTCGCTCGGTGGCGAGATGCTCGACGCGCGCCGCCAGCCGCTGACCGAAGAGGCTCTGGCCGATATGCGGGCGCTGTGCGGGGCGCACGACAGGCCGCAGACCGGGCGGGGCTGA
- the smc gene encoding chromosome segregation protein SMC has product MKLTKIKLTGFKSFADPTAIEIAGDMTGVVGPNGCGKSNIVDAVRWVMGHTARNIRAANLQDVIFSGTRSRKPVGQASVELIFDNADGSFGGQYAAYGEISVKRIADRSQESKYFINNTRCRRRDVSDLFFGTGLGGQSYALVQQGMIARIIEARPEEMRLYLEEAAGISKYHERKRDTEVRMRHTRDNLDRVLDHREEVAKQVEKLKRQARGAERFSELKRLKEQLEARVALLEFRRHDSERAACDRRVSGLRLELDANQADLRGVEARTGEQRAAHDGQNQALNDAREKFYRLNADISGIEQDIAHRRKNAEQIRREESAVALAMDKCRDRIGEQESRLAADNARLDESQSAAAAARDEVARLEAALQQAEQQLAQAGREWERHHSDGRQSLEAAEVGRVKLEYCDRELEDIAHAAHEVAGRRAALDLPALEAQCSESAQLQARREREAADCGREYDRLAAAVAAVRDQLHQQQGLLHEEQVGLQDMRGRLASLEALQQAGLGRDRQAFTEWRQRHGLDDAAQMVAKIEVNDGWESAVELVLEAFLEGVEVASLDDHAGHAGQIDSGRLVMFERGSQENRADKPSLADQVRADAGVLALLRCVYPADDLAQALARRSQLADHESFITRDGVWVGRHWMQLRKDADEQGGVLVRRKTMEQLTADIEVAGRKAAELRQELDSVRRKLAQDETQLEEVQGRRAGLLERATDAGGDLHRRKAKLRHGQELLAELEQQEQRLSQRREAAQTQRRELLKAHEEALASTSDYDSGRADLQRRRADGEQQVADARAGLHDARQRLHELEVGRQSLAAGLEGVVENIAQTRQQYAELEQRAASMKRVAADSQHPIQERQDELQGLVNERALCEQAVRAGNEELEAVQAKIRELENRHKELEAAREALQQRHEQARMEEQASRIRCEDWQKKIGECRWTREQIESELDPAATLESCREELEAVERRIHRLGAINLAAAEEYREESERKEYLDSQCEDLTTALETLDAAIARIDRVSREKFKSTFENINNRLEDVFSRLFGGGQAYLQLNENDWLKGGVSIMVRPPGKRLSSINLLSGGEKALAAMAVVFSIFELRPAPFCVLDEVDAPLDETNVLRFCELLKDMKDRVQFIVITHNRLTMENMACLVGVTMGEPGVSRLVSVNIEEAAQMAG; this is encoded by the coding sequence ATGAAACTCACAAAGATCAAACTCACCGGATTCAAGTCTTTCGCCGACCCCACCGCGATCGAGATTGCCGGGGACATGACCGGCGTCGTCGGCCCCAACGGCTGCGGCAAGTCCAACATCGTGGACGCGGTTCGCTGGGTCATGGGGCACACCGCGAGAAACATCCGCGCCGCCAACCTGCAGGATGTCATTTTCAGCGGCACCCGCTCGCGCAAGCCGGTCGGGCAGGCGTCGGTCGAGTTGATTTTCGACAATGCCGACGGCTCCTTCGGCGGCCAGTACGCGGCCTACGGCGAAATCTCGGTCAAGCGCATCGCCGACCGCAGCCAGGAATCGAAATACTTCATCAACAACACGCGCTGCCGCCGCCGCGATGTGTCGGACCTGTTTTTCGGCACCGGCCTCGGCGGGCAGAGTTACGCCCTCGTCCAGCAGGGCATGATCGCGCGCATCATCGAGGCGCGCCCGGAGGAGATGCGCCTGTATCTGGAAGAGGCCGCCGGCATCTCGAAGTATCACGAGCGCAAGCGCGACACCGAAGTGCGGATGCGCCACACGCGCGACAACCTCGACCGGGTGCTCGACCACCGCGAGGAAGTCGCAAAGCAGGTCGAGAAACTGAAGCGCCAGGCGCGCGGCGCCGAGAGGTTCAGCGAACTGAAGCGCCTGAAGGAACAACTCGAGGCCCGCGTCGCGCTGCTGGAATTCAGGCGCCACGACAGCGAGCGCGCCGCCTGCGACCGGCGCGTCTCCGGCCTGCGCCTTGAACTCGACGCCAACCAGGCCGACCTGCGCGGCGTCGAGGCCCGCACCGGCGAACAGCGCGCCGCGCACGACGGGCAGAATCAGGCGCTGAACGACGCGCGCGAGAAATTCTACCGGCTGAACGCCGACATCTCCGGCATCGAGCAGGACATCGCCCACCGCCGCAAGAACGCCGAGCAAATCCGCCGGGAGGAGTCGGCGGTTGCCCTTGCGATGGACAAATGCCGCGACCGCATCGGCGAGCAGGAGTCGCGCCTCGCCGCCGACAACGCGCGGCTGGACGAATCGCAGTCCGCCGCCGCCGCCGCGCGCGACGAGGTCGCGCGGCTGGAGGCGGCGCTGCAACAGGCGGAGCAGCAACTGGCGCAGGCCGGGCGCGAATGGGAACGCCACCACAGCGACGGCAGGCAGTCGCTGGAGGCGGCGGAGGTCGGCAGGGTCAAACTGGAATACTGCGACAGGGAACTGGAAGACATCGCGCACGCCGCGCACGAAGTGGCCGGGCGCCGCGCGGCGCTGGATTTGCCGGCGCTGGAGGCGCAATGTTCGGAGTCGGCGCAATTGCAGGCGCGGCGCGAGCGCGAAGCGGCGGACTGCGGGCGCGAATACGACCGGCTGGCGGCGGCGGTCGCCGCCGTGCGCGACCAACTGCATCAACAGCAGGGGCTGCTGCACGAGGAGCAGGTCGGGTTGCAGGACATGCGCGGGCGGCTGGCGTCGCTGGAGGCGCTGCAACAGGCGGGCCTCGGGCGCGACCGGCAGGCGTTCACCGAATGGCGTCAGCGCCACGGCCTGGACGATGCGGCGCAGATGGTCGCCAAAATCGAGGTCAACGACGGCTGGGAGTCGGCGGTTGAACTGGTGCTGGAGGCTTTTCTGGAAGGCGTCGAGGTCGCCTCGCTCGACGATCACGCGGGCCACGCCGGACAGATTGATTCCGGGCGCCTGGTGATGTTCGAGCGCGGCTCGCAAGAGAACCGGGCGGACAAGCCGTCGCTGGCCGACCAGGTGCGCGCCGACGCCGGCGTGCTGGCGCTGCTGCGCTGCGTGTATCCGGCGGACGACCTGGCGCAGGCGCTGGCGCGGCGTTCGCAACTGGCCGACCACGAATCGTTCATCACCCGCGACGGCGTCTGGGTCGGGCGCCACTGGATGCAGTTGCGAAAGGACGCCGACGAACAGGGCGGCGTGCTGGTGCGGCGCAAGACGATGGAGCAACTGACGGCGGACATTGAAGTCGCCGGACGCAAGGCGGCGGAATTGCGGCAGGAACTGGATTCGGTGCGCCGCAAACTGGCGCAGGACGAGACGCAACTGGAGGAAGTGCAGGGCAGGCGCGCCGGCCTGCTGGAGCGCGCGACCGACGCCGGCGGCGACTTGCACCGGCGCAAGGCGAAACTCCGCCATGGCCAGGAGTTGCTGGCGGAACTGGAGCAGCAGGAACAGCGGCTGTCGCAGCGGCGCGAGGCGGCGCAGACACAGCGCCGCGAACTGCTGAAAGCGCACGAGGAGGCGCTGGCTTCCACCTCGGACTACGATTCGGGCCGGGCCGATTTGCAGCGCCGCCGCGCCGACGGCGAACAACAGGTGGCCGATGCCCGCGCCGGGCTGCACGACGCCCGGCAGCGACTGCACGAACTGGAAGTCGGGCGGCAGTCGCTAGCGGCGGGGCTGGAAGGCGTCGTCGAGAACATCGCCCAGACGCGCCAGCAATACGCCGAGCTGGAACAGCGCGCCGCATCAATGAAGCGCGTCGCCGCCGATTCGCAGCATCCGATTCAGGAGCGGCAGGACGAACTGCAGGGCCTGGTCAACGAGCGCGCGCTTTGCGAGCAGGCGGTGCGGGCCGGCAATGAGGAACTGGAGGCGGTGCAGGCGAAAATCCGCGAACTGGAAAACCGCCACAAGGAACTGGAGGCGGCGCGCGAGGCGCTGCAACAGCGCCATGAGCAGGCGCGCATGGAGGAGCAGGCCAGCCGCATCCGCTGCGAGGACTGGCAGAAGAAAATCGGCGAGTGCCGCTGGACGCGCGAGCAGATTGAAAGCGAACTCGACCCGGCGGCGACGCTGGAAAGTTGCCGCGAGGAACTGGAGGCGGTGGAGCGGCGCATTCACCGCCTCGGCGCCATCAACCTGGCCGCCGCCGAGGAATACAGGGAGGAAAGCGAGCGCAAGGAATACCTTGATTCGCAGTGCGAGGATTTGACGACGGCGCTGGAGACGCTGGACGCGGCCATCGCGCGGATAGACCGCGTCAGCCGCGAGAAATTCAAGAGCACTTTCGAGAACATCAACAACCGGCTGGAGGATGTGTTCTCGCGGCTGTTCGGCGGCGGCCAGGCCTACCTGCAACTGAATGAAAACGACTGGCTCAAGGGCGGCGTCTCGATCATGGTGCGCCCGCCGGGCAAGCGGCTGTCCTCAATCAACCTGTTGTCGGGCGGCGAGAAGGCGCTGGCGGCGATGGCCGTCGTGTTCTCGATTTTCGAGCTCAGGCCGGCGCCGTTCTGCGTGCTGGACGAGGTGGACGCGCCGCTGGACGAGACCAATGTGCTGCGCTTTTGCGAATTGCTGAAAGACATGAAAGACCGTGTGCAGTTCATCGTCATCACCCACAACCGCCTGACGATGGAGAACATGGCCTGCCTGGTCGGCGTCACGATGGGCGAGCCGGGGGTGTCGCGGCTGGTCTCGGTCAATATCGAGGAAGCCGCGCAGATGGCGGGCTGA